A stretch of Zootoca vivipara chromosome 13, rZooViv1.1, whole genome shotgun sequence DNA encodes these proteins:
- the LOC118095538 gene encoding olfactory receptor 5V1-like, whose product MENITVVTEFILMGLSDLPAVRFSLFAAFLLIYLVTLVGNGTILLAIGADSHLHNPMYFFLTNLSLLDIFCPTATVPKMLENLLSERNTISFVGCVLQLYFLVALAGTEVFLLAAMAYDRYVAICNPLRYTVVMSKKLCLQMAAGTWLTGFLNSLLHTVMTFTLPYCKLNRVNQYYCDIPPVLALSCASSYAAEMVVLIVGGIFGVGAFLVTLVSYIYIISTILRIRSSEGKRKAFSTCASHLTVVCLFYGTTIFTYIRPSSSHHPDQDRLVSMLYGVITPMLNPLIYSLRNKEVKGALRRVIVHSRLVGLRQA is encoded by the coding sequence ATGGAGAACATCACCGTGGTGACAGAATTCATCCTAATGGGCCTTTCTGATCTCCCAGCTGTCCgcttctccctctttgctgccTTTTTGCTCATTTACCTGGTCACCCTGGTGGGGAATGGCACCATTCTTCTTGCCATAGGAGCTGACTCCCACTTGCACAaccccatgtatttcttcctgaCTAACCTTTCCCTGCTGGACATCTTCTGCCCCACAGCTACGGTACCCAAGATGCTGGAGAACCTCTTGTCAGAGAGAAATACCATTTCCTTTGTTGGTTGTGTGCTGCAGCTCTACTTCCTGGTAGCCTTGGCAGGGACAGAGGTCTTCCTCTTAGCTGCCATGGCTTATGACCGCTATGTGGCCATATGCAACCCTCTGCGATACACGGTCGTCATGAGCAAGAAGCTTTGTCTTCAGATGGCTGCTGGTACATGGCTCACAGGGTTCCTCAACTCCTTGCTGCACACAGTCATGACCTTTACTCTACCTTATTGCAAATTGAACAGGGTCAATCAATATTATTGTGACATCCCTCCAGTCTTGGCCTTATCATGTGCTTCCTCCTATGCAGCTGAGATGGTTGTACTCATTGTTGGTGGGATTTTTGGTGTGGGGGCTTTTCTGGTGACGCTGGTCTCCTACATCTACATCATCTCCACCATCCTTCGGATCCGTTCTTCCGAGGGGAAGCGCAAGGCCTTCTCCACTTGCGCCTCCCATCTTACGGTGGTGTGCCTCTTCTATGGGACGACCATCTTCACTTACATAAGGCCTTCCTCCAGCCACCATCCAGATCAGGACAGGCTGGTGAGCATGTTGTATGGGGTGATAACCCCCATGTTGAACCCCTTGATCTACAGCCTCAGGAACAAGGAGGTTAAAGGGGCTTTGAGGAGGGTCATTGTTCATAGCCGGCTCGTtggtctaagacaggcatag
- the LOC118094890 gene encoding olfactory receptor 5V1-like produces the protein MENGTLVTEFILTGLSDLPAVRFSLFAAFFLIYLVTLVGNGTILLAIGADSHLHNPMYFFLTNLSLLDIFCPTATVPKMLENLLSERHTISFVGCVLQLYFLVALAGTEVFLLAVMAYDRYVAICNPLRYTVVMSKKLCLQMAAGTWVTGFLNSLLHTVMTFTLPYCKLNRVNQYYCDIPPVLALSCASTYAAEMVVLIFGGIFGVGAFMVTLVSYIYIISTILRIRSAEGKRKAFSTCASHLIVVCLFYGTTIFTYARPTSSHHPDQDRMVSMLYGVITPMLNPLIYSLRNKEVKGALERVIAHKRY, from the coding sequence ATGGAGAATGGCACCCTAGTGACAGAATTTATCCTCACCGGACTTTCTGATCTCCCAGCTGTCCgcttctccctctttgctgccTTTTTTCTCATCTACCTGGTCACCCTGGTGGGGAACGGCACCATTCTTCTTGCCATAGGAGCTGACTCTCACCTGCACAaccccatgtatttcttcctgaCTAACCTTTCCCTGCTGGACATCTTCTGCCCCACAGCTACGGTGCCCAAGATGCTGGAGAACCTCTTGTCAGAGAGACATACCATTTCCTTTGTTGGCTGTGTGCTGCAGCTCTACTTCCTGGTAGCCTTGGCAGGGACGGAGGTCTTCCTCTTAGCTGTCATGGCTTATGACCGCTATGTGGCCATATGCAACCCTCTGCGATACACGGTCGTCATGAGCAAGAAGCTTTGTCTTCAGATGGCTGCTGGTACATGGGTCACAGGGTTCCTCAACTCCTTGCTGCACACAGTGATGACCTTTACTCTACCTTATTGCAAATTGAACAGGGTCAATCAATATTATTGTGACATCCCTCCAGTCTTGGCCTTATCATGTGCTTCTACTTATGCAGCTGAGATGGTTGTACTTATTTTTGGTGGCATCTTTGGTGTGGGGGCTTTTATGGTGACGCTGGTCTCCTACATCTACATCATCTCCACCATCCTTAGGATCCGTTCTGCCGAGGGGAAGCGCAAGGCATTTTCCACTTGTGCCTCCCATCTAATTGTGGTGTGCCTCTTTTATGGGACAACCATCTTCACTTATGCAAGGCCTACCTCCAGCCACCATCCAGATCAGGACAGGATGGTGAGCATGTTGTATGGGGTCATAACCCCAATGTTGAACCCCTTGATCTACAGCCTCAGGAACAAGGAGGTGAAAGGGGCCTTGGAAAGAGTAATTGCTCATAAACGCTATTGA
- the LOC118095536 gene encoding olfactory receptor 5V1-like: MQTVLGKRGGKESSFLNGEIGNGTQVTEFILMGISNLPVVRFSLFAAILLIYLITLVGNGTILLAIAMSSHLHSPMYFFLSHLSLLDICFPTATVPKMLENFLLEINTISFAGCVLQLYFLVALVGTEVYLLSAMAYDRYVAICNPLRYTVIMSKKLCLQLAAVTWVTGFLNSLLHTVMTFTLTFCRSNRVNQYYCDIAPVQALSCASTYAAEMLVLTVGGFLGVGAFFVTLVSYIYIISTILRIRSAEGKRKAFSTCASHLIVVLLFYGTMIFTYIRPLNSRHPDRDRMVSMLSGVVTSMVNPLIYSLRNKEVKVTLKRVIVHMCSKREGVTGVLSVQLVSMLYGVITPMLNPLIYSLRNKEVKGALRRVIVHKRQ; encoded by the exons ATGCAGACTGTGCttggaaagagaggaggaaag GAAAGCTCTTTTCTGAACGGAGAAATTGGGAACGGCACCCAAGTGACAGAATTCATCTTAATGGGGATTTCTAATCTCCCTGTGGTTCGCTTCTCCCTGTTTGCTGCCATTTTGCTCATCTACCTGATCACGCTGGTAGGAAATGGCACCATTCTTCTTGCCATAGCAATGAGCTCTCACCTGCACAgccccatgtatttcttcctcagCCACCTTTCCTTGCTGGACATCTGCTTCCCGACAGCTACGGTGCCCAAGATGCTGGAGAACTTCTTGTTAGAGATCAATACCATTTCCTTTGCTGGCTGTGTGCTACAACTCTACTTCCTGGTGGCACTGGTAGGGACAGAGGTCTACCTCTTGTCTGCCATGGCCTATGACCGCTATGTGGCCATATGCAACCCTCTACGATACACAGTTATCATGAGCAAGAAGCTTTGTCTTCAGCTGGCAGCGGTTACCTGGGTCACAGGGTTCCTCAACTCCTTGCTCCACACAGTCATGACGTTCACTCTAACTTTCTGCAGATCCAACAGAGTCAATCAATACTACTGTGACATCGCGCCAGTGCAGGCATTATCGTGTGCTTCTACTTACGCAGCTGAAATGTTGGTCCTtactgttggtggatttttgggTGTGGGGGCTTTCTTTGTGACACTGGTCTCTTACATCTACATCATCTCCACCATCCTCAGGATCCGTTCTGCTGAGGGGAAGCGCAAGGCCTTCTCCACTTGCGCCTCCCATCTAATTGTCGTGCTCCTCTTCTATGGTACCATGATATTCACTTACATAAGGCCTCTCAACAGTCGCCATCCGGACCGGGACAGGATGGTGAGCATGCTCTCTGGGGTGGTTACCTCCATGGTGAATCCCTTGATCTACAGCCTTAGGAATAAGGAAGTCAAGGTGACCTTGAAGAGGGTGATAGTTCATATGTGCTCAAAGAGGGAAGGTGTGACAGGTGTGTTATCTGTACA gctggtgagCATGTTGTATGGGGTGATAACCCCCATGTTGAACCCCTTGATCTACAGTCTCAGGAACAAGGAGGTTAAAGGGGCTTTGAGGAGGGTCATCGTTCATAAACGCCaataa